GGCACAGCATGGTTTTCAAAAAGTACGTACAAGAGGCAGTCATATTGTAATGCAGAAAAAGATACCTCAAAGTACGATTACTGTTCCTGTGCCAGACCATAAGGAAATCCGCATCGGTACTCTTCAATCCATCATTCGTCAATCTGGCATACCTAAAACAGAATTTGAATCTTAATGAAAAGAATTAATATAAAAAAAATTAGAAATTTCGGAGTAAGATATAAGAAGATATAGGGGACGTTGGTGCTGAAATTGCTTTACAGCAATAAGGTATTAATATAAACTGAAACCATTAGGGGAAGTGCCGTTGGTCTACTCGACCCTGATTACTCTGATTACTTGTCGAAGCAATAAATTATTACTGAAAATGGGAATTTATATAATTGCGATAATGCAATTGAACAGAAAAACCGAAGTACTGGGGAAAAGAGAGGAAAATAAATCAAAAACAATAGAAGCTGTCAGCAATGCGTCTTCACAGACAAAGTGGAGGGTTGAATGACGACAACGACAATACGCTACCTTATCTGTATGACATTGACCATGATGCTTTGCGGTTGCGGACAGAGTTCTTCCACCAATCCGGAAACCATTCGTTTACTGCTGGCGTGCGGTCTGGAGGTGAACGCTACAGACAATCTTGGAGCGACGCCGCTGCACTATGCCGTCTTCAGAGACTACCGCGAAACCGCCGCCGAGTTGCTCCATGGAGGTGCCGATCCAAACCGTCGTCTCTCTCGCGAAGCCGTCGTCGAGACATTCTCAGGGCAAATTCGTCCACAAGAGACTTCCGTTGCCGAGTTTACAGCATTGATGCTCGCGAAGTCCGGGGAGATGAAGGATTTGCTGCGCCGGTACGGGGCCCGTGAGTAGGAACTGGGGGAGGTTATCGGCGGGAATGGTGGATTTCGTAGGAGAACATAGGGCTCCTAACTATTTAAACTTTCTTATCGGGGGCCTATGGAATGAAGCCAAGGGCATTTATTGAAAAATATTTAAAAAGAGAATAAAAATTTCTAACCAGGCCCCTGTTGAGTTTTGCGTTATTTCTTTTCCGGCTCGCTCAGATACCCCCACTCGGAAAGCATTTCTTTGAACGTTCCGGTGACACCCTTTTGTTTTTCCCATTCAAGTTTGTATTTTGCCTCGCGCCCCCAGGAAATCTGTAATTTTCCGCCGGAATCAACATCGGGGGGCACGCCTTTCATCAGGTAAAAATCTTCCCCGCCTATTTCTTTCCG
The window above is part of the bacterium genome. Proteins encoded here:
- a CDS encoding type II toxin-antitoxin system HicA family toxin — translated: MPKLRILSGREVCAILAQHGFQKVRTRGSHIVMQKKIPQSTITVPVPDHKEIRIGTLQSIIRQSGIPKTEFES
- a CDS encoding ankyrin repeat domain-containing protein — encoded protein: MTTTTIRYLICMTLTMMLCGCGQSSSTNPETIRLLLACGLEVNATDNLGATPLHYAVFRDYRETAAELLHGGADPNRRLSREAVVETFSGQIRPQETSVAEFTALMLAKSGEMKDLLRRYGARE